The following coding sequences lie in one Falco naumanni isolate bFalNau1 chromosome 18, bFalNau1.pat, whole genome shotgun sequence genomic window:
- the CAVIN1 gene encoding caveolae-associated protein 1 isoform X1, whose protein sequence is MELTHQQQTLEINAPEKGPSRKKQVTASPGSASQDSQAIMEDTTLQIIEPPTASEASEEQVPEEPIKSDQINGVMVLTLLDKIIGAVDQIQLTQTQLEERQQEMDSAVTSIQGELTKLTKAHTTTSNTVNKMLEKVRKVSVNVKTVRQNLEKQAGQIKKLEANEAELLKRRNFKVMIYQDEVKLPSKLSISKSLKEGEKLEKEGEGEEVPVGEDHAEEDHVQLSSDEEVEIEEIIEESRAERIKRSGMKRVDDFKKAFSKEKMEKTKLKTKENLEKTRHNLEKTRHNLEKRMNKLGTKIVTNERREKMKTSRDKLRKSFTPDHTIYARSKTAVYKVPPFTFHVKKIREGEVEVKATELVEVGGEEGENSDLMRGESPEMHTLLEITEESDAVLVDKSDSE, encoded by the exons atggaaCTGACTCATCAGCAGCAAACACTGGAAATAAATGCACCGGAAAAAGGTCCCTCCAGGAAAAAACAGG tGACAGCTTCTCCCGGCTCTGCTAGCCAGGACTCCCAAGCGATCATGGAGGATACTACTTTGCAAATTATCGAGCCACCAACTGCTTCCGAGGCCTCAGAGGAGCAAGTGCCTGAAGAACCCATCAAATCAGACCAGATCAATGGTGTGATGGTGCTGACCCTTCTGGACAAGATCATTGGAGCGGTGGATCAGATTCAGCTGACCCAAACACAGCTGGAGGAGAGACAGCAAGAGATGGATAGCGCAGTGACCAGCATCCAAGGAGAGCTAACCAAGCTGACAAAGgcacacaccaccaccagcaaCACCGTGAACAAGATGCTGGAAAAAGTGCGCAAGGTGAGCGTCAACGTGAAAACCGTTCGGCAGAACCTGGAAAAGCAAGCTGGGCAGATCAAGAAGCTTGAGGCCAATGAAGCGGAGCTCCTGAAACGCAGAAACTTCAAAGTCATGATCTACCAG GATGAAGTGAAGCTCCCATCTAAACTGAGCATCAGCAAGTCTCTAAAGGAGGGtgaaaagctggagaaggaaggcGAGGGTGAGGAGGTGCCCGTGGGTGAGGACCATGCAGAGGAGGACCATGTGCAGCTTTCCTCGGATGAAGAGGTGGAGATTGAAGAAATTATTGAAGAGTCACGGGCAGAGCGTATCAAAAGGAGCGGCATGAAAAGAGTGGATGACTTTAAGAAGGCATTCTCAAAGGAGAAGATGGAGAAGACTAAGCTAAAGACCAAGGAAAACCTGGAGAAGACCCGCCACAACTTGGAGAAGACCCGCCacaacctggagaagaggatGAACAAACTAGGCACCAAGATTGTGACTAAcgaaaggagagagaagatgAAGACCTCTCGGGACAAGCTGAGGAAGTCTTTCACCCCTGACCACACCATCTATGCCAGGTCCAAGACAGCCGTCTACAAAGTGCCACCCTTCACTTTCCACGTCAAGAAAATAAGAGAGGGTGAGGTGGAAGTGAAAGCCACGGAGCTGGTGGAGGTTggtggagaggagggagaaaactCGGATCTGATGCGTGGGGAGAGCCCTGAGATGCACACACTGCTGGAGATAACGGAGGAGTCCGACGCGGTACTGGTGGACAAGAGTGACAGCGAGTAG
- the ATP6V0A1 gene encoding V-type proton ATPase 116 kDa subunit a1 isoform X8, with product MGELFRSEEMTLAQLFLQSEAAYCCVSELGELGKVQFRDLNPDVNVFQRKFVNEVRRCEEMDRKLRFVEKEIKKANIPIMDTGENPEVPFPRDMIDLEANFEKIENELKEINTNQEALKRNFLELTELKFILRKTQQFFDEAELHHQQMADPDLLEESSSLLEPSEMGRGAPLRLGFVAGVINRERIPMFERMLWRVCRGNVFLRQAEIENPLEDPVTGDYVHKSVFIIFFQGDQLKNRVKKICEGFRASLYPCPETPQERKEMASGVNTRIDDLQMVLNQTEDHRQRVLQAAAKNIRVWFIKVRKMKAIYHTLNLCNIDVTQKCLIAEVWCPVADLDSIQFALRRGTEHSGSTVPSILNRMQTNQTPPTYNKTNKFTSGFQNIVDAYGIGTYREINPAPYTIITFPFLFAVMFGDFGHGILMTLIAVWMVIRESRILSQKSDNEMFNMVFSGRYIILLMGLFSTYTGLIYNDCFSKSLNMFGSSWSVRPMFSKGNWSDALLETTPLLQLNPAIPGVFGGPYPFGIDPIWNIASNKLAFLNSFKMKMSVILGIIHMLFGVTLSLLNHVYFKKPLNIYLGFIPEMIFMSSLFGYLVILIFYKWTAYDAHTSKDAPSLLIHFINMFLFSYSDTSNKMLYKGQQGLQCFLVVVALLCVPWMLVAKPLVLRHQYLRRKHLEGQPVEAQVSTVPNEQALEAAAAATGTHNFGGIRVGNGPTEEDAEIIQHDQLSTHSEEGEED from the exons ATGGGGGAGCTGTTCCGCAGCGAGGAGATGACCCTGGCCCAGCTCTTCCTCCAGTCCGAGGCCGCGTACTGCTGTGTCAGCGAGCTGGGCGAGCTGGGGAAGGTCCAGTTCCGTGAC ctgaaCCCGGACGTGAACGTGTTCCAGCGTAAATTCGTTAATGAAGTCAGGAGGTGCGAGGAAATGGACCGAAAGCTGC gGTTTGTTGAGAAGGagattaaaaaagcaaatattcctATCATGGACACTGGTGAAAACCCGGAGGTGCCATTTCCACGTGACATGATTGACTTGGAG GCAAACTTTGAGAAAATTGAAAATGAGCTTAAAGAAATCAACACGAACCAGGAGGCTCTGAAGAGAAATTTCTTGGAGctgacagaattaaaattcATACTGCGTAAAACTCAACAATTTTTTGATGAG GCTGAATTGCATCATCAGCAGATGGCGGATCCAGACCTGTTGGAGGAATCCTCTTCACTCCTGGAACCAAGTGAGATGGGAAGAGGTGCCCCGCTACGACTTGG GTTTGTGGCTGGTGTGATCAACCGCGAGCGAATCCCCATGTTTGAGCGCATGCTATGGCGAGTGTGCCGAGGGAACGTATTCCTGCGTCAAGCAGAAATTGAAAACCCCCTGGAGGATCCTGTAACG GGGGATTACGTGCACAAGTCTGTGTTTATCATCTTTTTCCAAGGTGACCAGCTGAAGAACAGAGTCAAGAAGATATGTGAAGG ATTCCGTGCCTCCCTCTACCCATGCCCAGAAACGCCACAGGAGCGGAAGGAAATGGCTTCTGGTGTCAATACCAGAATTGATGATCTTCAGATG GTGCTGAACCAAACAGAGGATCATCGCCAAAGGGTGTTGCAGGCAGCCGCTAAAAATATCCGTGTCTGGTTCATCAAAGTACGCAAGATGAAGGCTATCTACCATACCCTGAATCTGTGCAATATCGATGTGACACAAAAGTGCTTGATTGCTGAAGTCTGGTGTCCTGTTGCTGACCTCGATTCTATCCAGTTTGCTCTCAGGAGAGGCACT gaacaCAGCGGATCCACTGTCCCATCTATTTTAAACAGGATGCAAACCAATCAGACCCCACCAACATACAACAAAACTAACAAGTTTACTTCTGGCTTTCAAAACATTGTTGATGCTTACGGCATTGGAACATACCGGGAAATAAACCCAG CACCGTATACGATCATTACCTTCCCGTTTCTGTTTGCTGTGATGTTTGGAGATTTTGGCCATGGAATCCTGATGACTCTGATTGCTGTCTGGATGGTGATTAGGGAAAGTCGTATTCTGTCACAGAAGAGTGACAATGAG ATGTTCAACATGGTTTTTAGTGGTCGATACATCATTCTGCTGATGGGACTGTTCTCCACTTACACAGGCCTCATCTACAATGACTGTTTCTCCAAGTCTCTTAATATGTTCGGTTCGTCATGGAGTGTCCGGCCCATGTTCTCAAAAGGCAATTGGTC AGATGCCTTGCTAGAGACTACTCCTCTGCTTCAGCTGAACCCTGCTATTCCCGGGGTGTTTGGTGGACCCTACCCCTTTGGCATTGACCCG ATTTGGAATATTGCCAGCAATAAACTGGCCTTCCTCAATTCATTTAAGATGAAAATGTCTGTGATTCTTGGCATTATCCACATGCTTTTTGGTGTCACGTTGAGTCTTCTCAACCATGT ctATTTTAAGAAGCCACTGAACATATACCTTGGATTTATTCCAGAAATGATTTTCATGTCATCACTGTTTGGATATCTTGTTATTCTAATTTTCTACAAATGGACAGCCTATGATGCTCACACGTCAAAGGATGCACCAAGCCTTTTAATACACTTTATCAACATGTTTCTGTTCTCCTACAGTGATACCAGTAATAAGATGCTTTATAAAGGGCAG caaGGGCTCCAGTGTTTCCTCGTGGTGGTGGCATTACTGTGTGTGCCATGGATGCTGGTAGCTAAACCCCTGGTCCTTCGCCATCAGTATTTAAGGAGAAAGCACTTG GAAGGGCAACCCGTGGAGGCCCAAGTCAGCACAGTCCCGAACGAGCAGGCACTAGAGGCAGCAGCGGCTGCAACA
- the CAVIN1 gene encoding caveolae-associated protein 1 isoform X2, with the protein MEDTTLQIIEPPTASEASEEQVPEEPIKSDQINGVMVLTLLDKIIGAVDQIQLTQTQLEERQQEMDSAVTSIQGELTKLTKAHTTTSNTVNKMLEKVRKVSVNVKTVRQNLEKQAGQIKKLEANEAELLKRRNFKVMIYQDEVKLPSKLSISKSLKEGEKLEKEGEGEEVPVGEDHAEEDHVQLSSDEEVEIEEIIEESRAERIKRSGMKRVDDFKKAFSKEKMEKTKLKTKENLEKTRHNLEKTRHNLEKRMNKLGTKIVTNERREKMKTSRDKLRKSFTPDHTIYARSKTAVYKVPPFTFHVKKIREGEVEVKATELVEVGGEEGENSDLMRGESPEMHTLLEITEESDAVLVDKSDSE; encoded by the exons ATGGAGGATACTACTTTGCAAATTATCGAGCCACCAACTGCTTCCGAGGCCTCAGAGGAGCAAGTGCCTGAAGAACCCATCAAATCAGACCAGATCAATGGTGTGATGGTGCTGACCCTTCTGGACAAGATCATTGGAGCGGTGGATCAGATTCAGCTGACCCAAACACAGCTGGAGGAGAGACAGCAAGAGATGGATAGCGCAGTGACCAGCATCCAAGGAGAGCTAACCAAGCTGACAAAGgcacacaccaccaccagcaaCACCGTGAACAAGATGCTGGAAAAAGTGCGCAAGGTGAGCGTCAACGTGAAAACCGTTCGGCAGAACCTGGAAAAGCAAGCTGGGCAGATCAAGAAGCTTGAGGCCAATGAAGCGGAGCTCCTGAAACGCAGAAACTTCAAAGTCATGATCTACCAG GATGAAGTGAAGCTCCCATCTAAACTGAGCATCAGCAAGTCTCTAAAGGAGGGtgaaaagctggagaaggaaggcGAGGGTGAGGAGGTGCCCGTGGGTGAGGACCATGCAGAGGAGGACCATGTGCAGCTTTCCTCGGATGAAGAGGTGGAGATTGAAGAAATTATTGAAGAGTCACGGGCAGAGCGTATCAAAAGGAGCGGCATGAAAAGAGTGGATGACTTTAAGAAGGCATTCTCAAAGGAGAAGATGGAGAAGACTAAGCTAAAGACCAAGGAAAACCTGGAGAAGACCCGCCACAACTTGGAGAAGACCCGCCacaacctggagaagaggatGAACAAACTAGGCACCAAGATTGTGACTAAcgaaaggagagagaagatgAAGACCTCTCGGGACAAGCTGAGGAAGTCTTTCACCCCTGACCACACCATCTATGCCAGGTCCAAGACAGCCGTCTACAAAGTGCCACCCTTCACTTTCCACGTCAAGAAAATAAGAGAGGGTGAGGTGGAAGTGAAAGCCACGGAGCTGGTGGAGGTTggtggagaggagggagaaaactCGGATCTGATGCGTGGGGAGAGCCCTGAGATGCACACACTGCTGGAGATAACGGAGGAGTCCGACGCGGTACTGGTGGACAAGAGTGACAGCGAGTAG